A window from Montipora capricornis isolate CH-2021 chromosome 7, ASM3666992v2, whole genome shotgun sequence encodes these proteins:
- the LOC138056221 gene encoding centromere-associated protein E-like, whose product MTKSGNKKRKKLSSSSSAEAAYPTEGKEDKALESERLTAVATNEGVSETPSLLDVWNVLTEIKANNVKLVLDVELLKANYKELKDSLHFTKSQVDSLVTEIIAVKSKLKLLEEEVLKSKKELEQVKQRLDDVESSHDDLEQYTRKFNLVIHGIPQREEDNVENVINLGKSLKVNLSRGDIYIVHRLNIKSKSKTRPITVRFSNYNAKSKLYKARINLRNTTLHDLGAEKIFLNENLTAWRAGSFREARKVRKKYPNGKTWTAHGKIFLKTDLTSKVLKIDSYEDLGTF is encoded by the coding sequence ATGACAAAATCCGGAaacaagaaaaggaagaaattaaGTAGCTCATCAAGTGCTGAAGCCGCTTATCCCACCGAAGGCAAAGAAGACAAAGCATTGGAATCAGAAAGGTTGACAGCAGTGGCAACCAACGAAGGTGTCAGTGAAACCCCTTCCCTCCTCGATGTATGGAACGTTCTTACGGAGATTAAAGCTAATAATGTGAAGTTGGTCCTTGACGTGGAATTGTTAAAGGCAAATTATAAAGAGTTAAAAGACAGTCTACATTTCACAAAGAGCCAGGTCGATTCTTTAGTCACAGAAATTATTGCTGTTAAATCCAAGTTAAAACTCCTCGAAGAAGAAGTACTAAAGTCCAAGAAAGAGTTGGAGCAAGTTAAACAAAGACTGGACGATGTTGAAAGTAGCCATGATGACTTGGAACAGTATACTCGTAAATTTAACTTAGTGATACACGGAATCCCCCAACGTGAAGAAGATAATGTTGAGAACGTTATCAATTTAGGAAAGTCTCTGAAGGTCAACTTATCACGCGGTGACATTTATATTGTTCACAGATTGAATATAAAATCCAAAAGCAAAACACGACCGATTACCGTCCGTTTCAGTAATTACAACGCAAAAAGTAAACTTTATAAAGCCAGGATAAATCTACGAAATACAACTTTACATGATCTAGGAGCGGAGAAGATCTTTCTTAATGAAAACCTTACTGCATGGAGGGCAGGGTCATTCAGAGAGGCAAGGAAAGTAAGGAAAAAATATCCTAACGGTAAAACGTGGACTGCTCatggaaaaatctttttgaaaACAGACTTAACCTCAAAAGTTTTAAAGATTGACTCCTATGAAGATCTAGGAACCTTTTAA